The genomic DNA CGTCGGCGCCAAGTTCCTTGGACAGGCGTTCGGTTTCCTCGTCAAACATCAGGAACACGAATTTGGGCTTGCCGCCGCGGCGCTTGATCAGGTCGATGACCTCTTTGTGCTGCAAGAGATAGTTGTTGATATCTTCGATCGACTGGAATTCGGCATGTGGCTGCTCGGACGGGCAGAACACGTTCGGGTGTTTGCCGCCGTAGCAGTCGATATAGCAGATATATTTGAAATTCTTGCACCATTCGTCCAGCCCCAGAAGGTTAAAATTGGTGGCCGAGATGAAATAGATCGGGTCTTCGTTGCGGTGAAAATGGCGGCGGATTTCCGAGATGTTCTTCAGGTCAGCCGATTTGCTTTTGGGTTCTGCCTTTTTGGCCATTTGTCGTTCTCCCTTGGACGTATTTTCTGTTTTATCAGTTTCTTATTATGTTTTCTGTCGTTGCACGTTCAGCTTGAGCCGTGCTGCGTTGGTCTTGATCTGCTGTTTCAATGCGTCCTTGGCAAAGACGCGCAATCCCAGATCGGGCCGGTAGCCGTGGATTTCGCTGACATCCAGTGCGCGCATGAACGCAAGGATGCCTTCGCTGACGACCTGTCCGGGGACCAAGATTGGAAAGCCGGGCGGGTAGGGGATGATGAACGAGGCCGATACGACCTCTTCGCCACTTTCCATTGCCTCCTTGAGCGAGCCGTTCAGTTCCAGATAGTCACAGTTGCGTTCATCGTAGGATAGAAAGAACGCCGAGCGGATGTCGCCCTCGGACGTTACGTCATCGGTGCGGAACGCGTCGTGGAAACGGCTGAAGTCGGGCAGGGGCGGCAGGTCGTCCATCAGGTTCGCCACGCGTTTTTCAAACCCGCGCCGTTCCATCATCGATGCGTCGTCGATGAGATCATCCAACTCCTTGGCAATCTCGACCAGCACTTCGATCAGATAAGCGACCGAACTGCGCGTGGTGCCGATATTGGTCATGAAGAGGACTGTGTTGCGCGACGTCTTGTTGATCTGGATGCCGTATTTATCCATCAAGATTTCGGTCTTGAACGTGTCGCCATCCCAGCCTGTGCCACCGACAGCGAGCGTGACGCGCGTTGCATCCAGCACGAATTCGTCTTTTTCCCAGCAATCCCAGATATCGGTCCAACCTTGTTCGGGATCGTAATAGCTTTGGACCCCGCTTTCGCGATGGGTCTCTGGAATCATGTCGCCTGCGGTCAGCACCTTGAAGTACTTTTTCAGCAGGGGGTGGGTGGAAATTGCCCGCCGCATCGACATGGCCGCCTCGACCTGCCGCTGGACAAATTCGAAACCTTCCAGCTCTACCTGCCTGCGGCCGACATCCAGCGATGCGATGATCTGGTAATTGGGCGAGGTGGATGTGTGGGTCATGTATGCTTCGTGGAACGATGCCTCGACCTCGCCTTTGAAGTCCTGATCGTTGACGTGGATCATCGACCCTTGGCGCAACGAAGTCAGCGTCTTGTGTGTCGACTGGGTGGCATAGACGCGCACGCGTGCATTGGGTGGTGGAATGAGCCGGGTATCGAGCAGGGTCTCATCATCTGCGTCTTTCAGCTTGGCCTGTTGTTCCGCGTAGGCGGCGGCATGCGCATCACTGCGCAGGCGTTCGCGCAGGGTATTGGCTGCGTTCATGCCGGTGCGTTGCCGGTAAGTGGGGCCGAACCGGGCAAAGGCAAACCATGCCTCGTCCCACAGGAAGATCAGGTCTGGTTTGATCGCCAGACATTCCTCCATCATCCGTTCGACATTGTAGACGATGCCATCAAAGGTGCAGTTGGTCAGCAACAGCATCCGCACGCGATCCAGCTTGCCTGCCGCCTTGAGCGCCAAAAGCTGGTGCTTGATCTCGCGCAGGGGGACCGCGCCATACATGGAATATTCATTCAGCGGATAG from Roseovarius pelagicus includes the following:
- a CDS encoding aminotransferase class I/II-fold pyridoxal phosphate-dependent enzyme, coding for MQSMGDYYSAVQLRSDRWSQLREAADALSRAPEGRNAKANLEKITELFDSLSLIEAYWAFPGVQAFDTLRRHFDHRNFADLAFSVQRITRALTTGAYRRRHIPLDRDSSDLDEHEDEAIQSLEARALSKPYFEVMIVDNLNEHQERWMKSNFAQMRRPEDQFHYETVVVPSLQDALIGILFNHNIQAIVVRPGLILESKVELAILTRYLNRAGGLEALENLEPQNYGPELCRMIAKVRPELDAYLITERSVEDIAGLDLGICRRVFYNQEDFLELHLNILRGVQSRYNTPFFTALVEYSKQPTGVFHAMPISRGKSISRSHWIQDMGAFYGPNIFLAETSATSGGLDSLLEPHGPIKEAQRLASRAFGSKQTYFATNGTSTCNKIVVQALVRPGDIVLIDRDCHKSHHYGMVLAGAQVCYLDSYPLNEYSMYGAVPLREIKHQLLALKAAGKLDRVRMLLLTNCTFDGIVYNVERMMEECLAIKPDLIFLWDEAWFAFARFGPTYRQRTGMNAANTLRERLRSDAHAAAYAEQQAKLKDADDETLLDTRLIPPPNARVRVYATQSTHKTLTSLRQGSMIHVNDQDFKGEVEASFHEAYMTHTSTSPNYQIIASLDVGRRQVELEGFEFVQRQVEAAMSMRRAISTHPLLKKYFKVLTAGDMIPETHRESGVQSYYDPEQGWTDIWDCWEKDEFVLDATRVTLAVGGTGWDGDTFKTEILMDKYGIQINKTSRNTVLFMTNIGTTRSSVAYLIEVLVEIAKELDDLIDDASMMERRGFEKRVANLMDDLPPLPDFSRFHDAFRTDDVTSEGDIRSAFFLSYDERNCDYLELNGSLKEAMESGEEVVSASFIIPYPPGFPILVPGQVVSEGILAFMRALDVSEIHGYRPDLGLRVFAKDALKQQIKTNAARLKLNVQRQKT